GTCGAGGTGTTGGACGGCGGTACGGCAGGGCTAGAACTGATGGAAGCGATGGCCAATCGCGACCATTTGATTGTGGCCGATGCGGTACTCACCGGCCAGTCACCGGGCAGTGTCGCGGTACTGCGCGATAAAGAGATCCCCGCCATGTTTAGCCGCAAAGTCTCGCCTCATCAATTGGGGCTATGCGATGTGCTGATGGCACTGCAACTGACGGGCGAGTTCCCACGCCAACTGACGCTGGTGGGCGTGGTGCCAGAATCACTGGCACCGGGGATCGGTCTGACAGCGACCGTGACGCAAGCCATGGAACCGGCGCTAGAGCATATTGTGCTAGCACTGCAAGCCAGCGGCGTGACGTTGAAGCCACGGGAGGAGCACCAT
The window above is part of the Yersinia massiliensis genome. Proteins encoded here:
- a CDS encoding HyaD/HybD family hydrogenase maturation endopeptidase — protein: MGILVLGIGNLLLSDEAVGVRLVEALTQRFDIPAGVEVLDGGTAGLELMEAMANRDHLIVADAVLTGQSPGSVAVLRDKEIPAMFSRKVSPHQLGLCDVLMALQLTGEFPRQLTLVGVVPESLAPGIGLTATVTQAMEPALEHIVLALQASGVTLKPREEHHV